The genomic stretch CTTCCAGCGCTTTTTCCAGACCGGAAATCAGCGAGCCGTGACCATGCAGATAGTCCAGCGGTGCGCTCACCGGAGACTCATCAACCAATACACCATCTTCCGTACGTACCTGATAGGCCAGGCTGACCACCAGGTCTTTTGCTACTTTCATGATATCTCCTAGCGTTGGAAATCGATTTTGCGCAAATTGTAGCGGAAAAACGTCCCCATGTACTGTCCGGGATAAAAAAACTGTCTGCGATAAACTATCCCGGCAACGCTGGCCGGCAGCAATGACTTAAGGCTTGTGTCGCCCTATTCCGGGCGAAACATACCGATGATTTCGCCGGCAGGCGGGGTGGCGGCTTTTGGCGGCGTTTCCGACTGGCTCTGCTGATAACCGCAGTGCACGCACACCACCACCTCATCGTCGCCCTCGCGCCCCACCGCCAGCGTATCCTGCGAGTGGCACTTCGGGCATACCGCCCCGGCAATAAAACGTTTCCGCATGGTTGCCCTCCGGCTCCCTTTCTTGATGTATCCTGATGGTCTGCGTTCGCGGCATACTGCGGTACGCCGCGAATGCGCCTAGTGTTCGTCCCAGTCGTCCGGTCGACGTCGCTCACGCAGCATTTCGCGCTCGAAGATATCCTCCAGCTCGCGGCGGGCTTCCTTAACGCGGGAAATCTGCGCCACATCGCCTTGGCGCTGCGGCATCAGTTCGCGCAGCATGCGCATGTCGAGCCGCCGGAAATGCTGTTGCGCCCGGTAAGCCTGATGGGGATGCATCCCTAATGAGATCAGCGTTTTGCGGCCCAGCTCCAGCGCGCTGGAGAAGGTTTCGCGCGAGAACTGCGTCACGCCGACCTGCAAAAACTCGTGCGCCTCCACACGGCCGCGCGCACGGGCCAGAATTTCCAGGTGAGGGAAATGCTGCTGGCACAGATGCACGATGGTCATCGCGTCTTCCGGCTCATTACACGTAATCACGATGGACTGAGCCTGTGCCGCGCCGGCGGCGCGCAACAACTCCAGCTCGGTGGCGTCGCCGTAATAGACCTTGTAGCCGTAGCTGCGCATCAGGCTGACGGCGCTGATATCGCGCTCCAGCACGGTGATGCGCATTTTGTTGGCCATCAGCAAACGGGCGATCACCTGCCCGAAACGACCGAATCCCACCACGATCACCTGCGGCTCATCGTTTTCCACGTACGGCGTTTCGTCCGGCTCTTCCTGCGCATTGAAACGGCGCGCCAGAATACGGTCGATCAACTGCATCAGGATCGGCGTCACCATCATCGACAGGGTCACCGTCACCAGCAGCAGCGGCAACTGCGCCCCTTTCAGCACTTTGTGGGTGGCGGCGGAGGAAAACAGCACAAAGGCGAACTCCCCGCCCTGACTCAACACCCCGGCGAACTGCAGGCGTTCGGAGGAACGCAGCCCGTACAACCGCGCCAGCAGGTACAGGATAAACCCTTTCACCACCACCAGGATCGCCACGCCCGCCAACACCATCAGGATATTGGCGTACAGCACGCCGAGATTGAGCGACATCCCTACCGAAATGAAGAACAGTCCCAGCAACAGCCCTTTGAATGGCTCAATGGAAATTTCCAGTTCATGACGGTATTCGCTTTCCGCCAGCAGGACGCCGGCAATAAAGGTACCGAGCGCCATCGACAGCCCCAGCGCGTCCATGAACAGCGCGGAGCCCAGCACCAGCAACAGCGCGGCGGCGGTAAACACTTCCCGCACGCCCGAGGCGGCGATAAAACGGAACAGCGGACGCACCAGATAGCGGCCGCCGATCAACATGCCGCCGAACGCCACCACCTTCAGCACCACCTGACGCCAGTCATCCAGCTCGCCCTGCACGCCCGCCATCACCGGAATCAGCGCCAGCGCCGGGATCACCGCCAGGTCCTGAAACAGCAGCACGGAAAAGCCGAGCTGGCCGGACTCGTTGCGGTTCATGCCTTTTTCGCGCATCAGCTGCAGCGCGATGGCGGTGGAAGACATCGCCAGTCCAATACCGCCAATCAGCGCCGCCTGCCAGGAAAACTGGCTCAGATACAGCGCGCCGCCCAGCACCGCGGCGCTCAACAGCACCTGCGCCGCGCCGGTGCCGAAAATAGAACGCCGCAGCCGCCACAGCTTGGCCGGGTCCAGTTCCAGACCGATGATAAACATCAGGAACACCACGCCCAGCTCGGAAAAATGCAGGATGGCTTCCACATCACGAATGAAGCCCAACCCCCACGGACCGATGGCGATACCGGCCAGCAAATACCCCAGCACCGCGCCGATTCCCAAACGGGCGGCGATCGGCACCATCAACACGGCAACAAACAGAAACAGCACGCCGGCATTCAGCAAAGAAGAGGTTTCCATGTGCTAGGATTCTCCGCGCGGAAATGGCGACGCCAGCCAGTCGCCATAGGCTCTGGCATGCTCTTGCAATACATCCGGCGGCAAGCGCCGGGCCCAGTAAATCACCAGCGGCGACAGCCAGTGCATGTGGCACATGGTCGCCGTCATTTCAAACGGTCTCAATACGTCATCCATCGTGTAACGATTCACACCCGAAGACCGGTAAGCGTCTTGCTGCTCGCCGGTCGTCACCACCGATCGCCAGTATTTTCCGGCAAGCGCATTACCGCCGA from Dickeya fangzhongdai encodes the following:
- a CDS encoding YheV family putative zinc ribbon protein, coding for MRKRFIAGAVCPKCHSQDTLAVGREGDDEVVVCVHCGYQQSQSETPPKAATPPAGEIIGMFRPE
- the kefB gene encoding glutathione-regulated potassium-efflux system protein KefB → METSSLLNAGVLFLFVAVLMVPIAARLGIGAVLGYLLAGIAIGPWGLGFIRDVEAILHFSELGVVFLMFIIGLELDPAKLWRLRRSIFGTGAAQVLLSAAVLGGALYLSQFSWQAALIGGIGLAMSSTAIALQLMREKGMNRNESGQLGFSVLLFQDLAVIPALALIPVMAGVQGELDDWRQVVLKVVAFGGMLIGGRYLVRPLFRFIAASGVREVFTAAALLLVLGSALFMDALGLSMALGTFIAGVLLAESEYRHELEISIEPFKGLLLGLFFISVGMSLNLGVLYANILMVLAGVAILVVVKGFILYLLARLYGLRSSERLQFAGVLSQGGEFAFVLFSSAATHKVLKGAQLPLLLVTVTLSMMVTPILMQLIDRILARRFNAQEEPDETPYVENDEPQVIVVGFGRFGQVIARLLMANKMRITVLERDISAVSLMRSYGYKVYYGDATELELLRAAGAAQAQSIVITCNEPEDAMTIVHLCQQHFPHLEILARARGRVEAHEFLQVGVTQFSRETFSSALELGRKTLISLGMHPHQAYRAQQHFRRLDMRMLRELMPQRQGDVAQISRVKEARRELEDIFEREMLRERRRPDDWDEH